Proteins encoded together in one Mycobacterium simiae window:
- a CDS encoding Rv3717 family N-acetylmuramoyl-L-alanine amidase: MHLRVSRRVGAKFVIGAVIAASTAVTPAATPAAWGVPSSIAGMVVFIDPGHNGANDASISRQVTTGRGGTKDCQTSGTATNSGYQEHTFTWDTALRVRAALNALGVRTALSRGNDTGLGPCVDERANVANSLRPNAILSIHADGGPPSGRGFHVNYSAPPLNQVQAGPSVQYARIVRDQMQASGIPPATYIGQSGLYGRSDLTGLNLAQYPAILVECGNMKNPVDSGLMESPEGRQKYADALVRGVAGFLATQGQAR, encoded by the coding sequence GTGCATCTACGAGTGAGCAGGCGTGTCGGGGCCAAGTTCGTCATCGGGGCAGTGATTGCTGCGTCGACAGCGGTCACCCCGGCCGCGACCCCGGCCGCGTGGGGGGTCCCGTCGAGCATCGCGGGCATGGTCGTCTTCATCGACCCCGGCCACAACGGAGCCAACGACGCCTCCATCAGCCGGCAGGTAACGACCGGCCGCGGTGGCACCAAGGACTGCCAGACCAGCGGAACCGCGACCAACAGCGGCTACCAAGAACACACGTTCACCTGGGACACCGCGCTGCGGGTACGCGCGGCACTGAACGCGTTGGGTGTGCGGACCGCCTTGTCGCGGGGCAACGACACCGGTTTGGGGCCATGTGTCGATGAACGCGCCAACGTGGCCAACTCGTTGCGCCCCAACGCGATCTTGAGCATCCATGCCGACGGCGGGCCGCCGTCCGGCCGGGGATTCCACGTCAACTATTCGGCCCCACCGCTCAACCAGGTGCAGGCGGGACCGTCGGTGCAGTATGCCCGCATCGTGCGCGACCAGATGCAGGCTTCCGGCATACCGCCGGCCACCTACATCGGCCAGAGCGGGCTGTACGGCCGATCTGACTTGACCGGTCTCAATCTGGCGCAGTACCCCGCAATCCTGGTCGAGTGCGGCAACATGAAGAATCCGGTGGACTCCGGGCTGATGGAGTCACCGGAGGGACGTCAAAAATATGCCGACGCGCTGGTCCGCGGCGTCGCGGGGTTCCTGGCCACCCAGGGTCAGGCCCGCTGA
- a CDS encoding YbaB/EbfC family nucleoid-associated protein, with product MQPGGDMSALLAQAQQMQQKLMAAQQQLANAEIHGQAGGGLVEAIVKGSGEVVAVKIDPSVVDPSDVETLQDLIVGAMADASKQVTKLAQEQLGSLTAGLGAPPNPAGPSAPPAPPMQMPGL from the coding sequence ATGCAACCCGGTGGCGACATGTCGGCGCTGCTCGCCCAGGCGCAGCAGATGCAACAAAAGCTGATGGCGGCTCAGCAACAACTCGCGAATGCCGAAATCCACGGTCAGGCCGGCGGCGGCCTGGTTGAAGCCATCGTCAAGGGCAGCGGTGAGGTCGTCGCGGTCAAGATCGATCCCTCGGTCGTCGACCCCTCCGACGTCGAGACCTTGCAGGACCTAATCGTCGGCGCCATGGCCGATGCCTCCAAGCAAGTCACCAAACTCGCCCAGGAGCAGTTGGGGTCGTTGACCGCGGGTCTGGGCGCGCCACCGAACCCGGCCGGCCCATCGGCTCCACCGGCGCCGCCGATGCAGATGCCGGGGCTGTGA
- the recR gene encoding recombination mediator RecR, producing MFEGPVQDLIDELGKLPGIGPKSAQRIAFHLLSVEPPDIDRLTAVLAKVRDGVRFCAVCGNVSDGERCRICADPRRDGSQVCVVEEPKDVQAVERTREFRGRYHVLGGALDPLSGVGPDQLRIRELLSRIGERVDGVDITEVIIATDPNTEGEATATYLVRVLRDIPGLTVTRIASGLPMGGDLEFADELTLGRALTGRRSMV from the coding sequence ATGTTTGAGGGACCCGTCCAGGATTTGATCGACGAGCTGGGCAAGCTGCCGGGCATCGGGCCAAAGAGCGCCCAGCGCATCGCTTTTCATTTGCTGTCGGTCGAACCGCCGGACATCGACCGATTGACCGCCGTACTGGCTAAAGTCCGCGACGGGGTTCGCTTCTGTGCGGTGTGCGGCAACGTGTCCGACGGTGAGCGCTGCCGGATTTGCGCCGACCCGCGCCGGGACGGCTCCCAGGTGTGTGTCGTCGAGGAACCCAAGGACGTCCAAGCCGTGGAGCGCACCCGGGAGTTCCGCGGCCGCTACCACGTCCTGGGCGGCGCGCTCGATCCGCTGTCCGGGGTGGGCCCCGATCAGCTGCGGATCCGTGAGCTGCTCAGTCGCATCGGCGAGCGGGTGGACGGCGTCGACATCACCGAGGTGATCATCGCGACCGACCCCAACACCGAGGGCGAAGCGACGGCCACCTACCTGGTCCGGGTGCTGCGTGACATCCCCGGGCTGACCGTGACGCGGATCGCGTCCGGGCTACCGATGGGCGGCGACTTGGAGTTCGCCGACGAGCTGACGCTGGGGCGCGCGCTCACCGGTCGCCGCTCGATGGTCTGA
- a CDS encoding type 1 glutamine amidotransferase: MADTGSLSTVRIGLVLPDVMGTYGDGGNAVVLRQRLRLRGLAAEIVEITLDDPVPESLDLYTLGGAEDYAQRLATRHLLRYPGLQRAAERGAPVLAICAAVQVLGHWYETSSGERVDGVGMLDATTTPQQQRTIGELVSTPLLTGLTQPLTGFENHRGGTVLGPAASPLGAVAKGAGNRLGDGFDGVVQGSIVATYMHGPCLARNPELADLLLGKVVGELTPLQLAEVDQLRRERLAAR, translated from the coding sequence ATGGCTGACACTGGGTCGCTGTCCACGGTGCGGATCGGACTGGTGCTGCCCGACGTGATGGGCACCTACGGCGACGGCGGCAACGCGGTCGTCCTGCGTCAACGGCTGCGGCTGCGGGGCCTCGCCGCCGAGATCGTGGAGATCACACTGGACGACCCGGTGCCCGAATCGCTGGATCTGTACACGCTGGGCGGGGCCGAGGACTACGCGCAGCGGCTGGCCACCCGGCATCTGCTGCGCTACCCCGGCCTGCAACGTGCCGCGGAGCGAGGCGCGCCGGTTCTGGCGATCTGCGCGGCCGTCCAGGTGCTCGGCCACTGGTACGAGACGTCGTCCGGAGAACGCGTCGACGGCGTGGGGATGCTGGATGCCACCACGACGCCGCAGCAGCAACGCACGATCGGTGAGCTGGTGAGCACGCCGCTGCTGACCGGGCTGACCCAGCCGCTGACCGGCTTCGAGAACCACCGTGGTGGCACGGTGTTGGGGCCCGCGGCCTCGCCACTGGGTGCGGTCGCCAAGGGGGCGGGCAACCGCCTGGGCGATGGTTTCGACGGTGTTGTCCAGGGCAGCATCGTCGCGACCTACATGCACGGGCCGTGTCTGGCCCGCAACCCGGAGCTGGCCGACCTGCTGCTCGGCAAGGTAGTGGGCGAGCTGACGCCGCTGCAGCTGGCCGAAGTGGACCAGCTGCGCCGCGAACGACTGGCGGCGCGCTGA
- a CDS encoding Mur ligase family protein, whose amino-acid sequence MVTTRARLALAAGASARWASRVTGRGAGAMIGGLVAMTLDRSVLRQLGAGRRTVVITGTNGKSTTTRMIAAALSTLGSVATNAEGANMDAGLVAALAADRGAGLAALEVDEMHVPHVSDAVVPSVIVLLNLSRDQLDRVGEINVIERTLRTGLARHPSAVIVANCDDVLMTSAAYDCPNVVWVAAGGAWANDSVSCPRSGEVIVREQGHWYSTGVDFKRPTPHWWFGAADGDMLYGPDGLALPMHLALPGAVNRGNAAQAVAAAVALGADPAKAVAAVSAVDEVAGRYRTVRIGAHDARILLAKNPAGWQEALSMVDKHAAGVVIAVNGQVPDGEDLSWLWDVRFEHLAGEPRASRGESSEEQQRAGEPRALRGESSEGQPREEAAVVAAGERGTDLAVRLGYAGVEHTLVHDTLAAIASCPPGRVEVVANYTAFLQLQRAVARYG is encoded by the coding sequence GTGGTCACCACCCGCGCCCGTCTCGCCCTCGCCGCCGGGGCGAGCGCGCGCTGGGCGTCGCGCGTGACTGGGCGCGGCGCGGGGGCGATGATCGGCGGCCTGGTCGCGATGACCCTAGACCGCTCGGTCCTGCGTCAGCTCGGCGCTGGACGGCGCACGGTCGTCATCACCGGCACCAACGGCAAGTCGACCACCACCCGGATGATCGCGGCCGCGTTGAGCACGCTCGGCTCGGTCGCCACCAACGCCGAGGGCGCGAACATGGACGCGGGCCTGGTCGCCGCCCTGGCCGCCGATCGCGGCGCCGGCCTGGCCGCTCTGGAAGTCGACGAGATGCACGTGCCGCACGTATCCGACGCCGTCGTGCCCAGCGTCATCGTGCTGCTCAACCTGTCCCGCGACCAGCTGGACCGGGTCGGCGAGATCAACGTGATCGAACGCACGCTGCGGACTGGGCTGGCCCGCCACCCGTCCGCAGTGATCGTCGCCAACTGCGACGACGTGCTGATGACGTCGGCGGCCTACGACTGCCCGAACGTGGTGTGGGTGGCCGCCGGCGGCGCCTGGGCGAACGACTCCGTCAGCTGCCCACGCAGCGGCGAAGTGATCGTCCGCGAACAGGGCCACTGGTACAGCACCGGCGTTGACTTCAAGCGCCCCACCCCGCACTGGTGGTTCGGCGCCGCAGATGGGGACATGCTGTATGGCCCCGACGGGCTGGCACTGCCCATGCATCTGGCCTTGCCCGGCGCAGTGAACAGGGGTAACGCCGCCCAGGCCGTCGCGGCCGCCGTCGCACTGGGCGCCGACCCCGCCAAAGCCGTCGCGGCGGTGTCGGCCGTGGACGAGGTGGCAGGGCGGTACCGCACCGTGCGCATCGGCGCGCACGACGCGCGGATTCTGCTGGCCAAAAACCCGGCCGGGTGGCAGGAAGCGCTGTCGATGGTGGACAAGCATGCGGCCGGGGTGGTCATCGCGGTCAACGGCCAGGTGCCCGACGGCGAGGATTTGTCCTGGCTGTGGGACGTGCGCTTCGAGCATCTCGCTGGTGAGCCTCGTGCATCACGAGGCGAATCCAGCGAGGAACAACAGCGCGCTGGTGAGCCTCGTGCATTACGAGGCGAATCCAGCGAGGGACAGCCGCGCGAGGAAGCAGCCGTCGTTGCGGCGGGCGAGCGGGGCACGGACCTGGCGGTGCGTCTGGGATACGCCGGGGTCGAGCACACCCTCGTGCACGACACGCTCGCCGCGATTGCGTCCTGCCCGCCGGGGCGAGTCGAGGTCGTCGCCAACTACACGGCGTTCCTGCAGCTGCAACGAGCGGTGGCCCGCTATGGCTGA
- a CDS encoding DEDDh family exonuclease has product MSPTNPAPWGRPASDPEAGWAVIDVETSGFRPGLARIISLAVLGLDANGRVEQSVVSLLNPGVDPGPTHVHGLTAAMLEDQPQFGDIIGDVIEVVRGRTLVAHNVAFDYAFLAAEAELTGAELPVDTVMCTVELARRLDLGLDNLRLETLAAHWGVTQQRPHDAFDDALVLTNVLASALKRARERDIWLPVHPVTRRRWPNGRVTHDELRPLKALASRLPCPYLNPGPYVRGRPLVQGMRVALAAEVRRTHEELVERILHTGLAYTDVVDRETSLVVCNDVAPEQGKGFQARQLGVPMVSDAQFMAGVSSVVGGTSMEEFVDASRADDQLALF; this is encoded by the coding sequence ATGAGCCCTACGAATCCGGCTCCCTGGGGACGGCCGGCAAGCGATCCAGAGGCGGGGTGGGCCGTCATCGACGTCGAGACCTCGGGATTTCGGCCCGGTCTGGCCCGGATCATCAGCCTCGCGGTGCTCGGCCTCGACGCGAACGGCCGCGTCGAGCAGTCCGTCGTCAGCCTGCTTAATCCCGGCGTGGACCCCGGTCCGACCCACGTGCACGGGCTGACCGCCGCCATGCTCGAGGACCAGCCCCAGTTCGGCGACATCATCGGTGACGTCATCGAGGTCGTACGCGGTCGCACGCTGGTGGCGCACAACGTCGCGTTCGACTATGCGTTTCTGGCCGCCGAGGCCGAGCTCACGGGCGCCGAACTTCCCGTCGACACCGTCATGTGCACGGTCGAGTTGGCCCGCCGCCTCGATCTCGGCCTGGATAATCTGCGATTGGAGACCCTGGCCGCGCATTGGGGCGTGACCCAGCAACGCCCACACGACGCCTTCGACGACGCATTGGTCTTGACCAATGTGCTGGCCTCCGCGCTCAAGCGGGCCCGGGAACGCGACATCTGGTTGCCCGTTCACCCCGTGACGCGGCGTCGGTGGCCCAATGGCCGGGTCACCCACGACGAGCTGCGGCCGTTGAAGGCGCTCGCTTCTCGGCTGCCCTGCCCGTATCTCAACCCGGGCCCGTATGTCCGGGGCCGGCCGCTGGTGCAGGGTATGCGGGTGGCGCTGGCCGCCGAGGTGCGCCGCACGCATGAGGAACTCGTCGAACGAATCCTGCATACCGGACTGGCCTACACCGATGTAGTCGACCGGGAGACGTCGCTGGTCGTTTGCAACGACGTTGCGCCTGAGCAGGGCAAAGGGTTCCAGGCTCGGCAGCTGGGCGTACCGATGGTGTCCGACGCGCAGTTCATGGCGGGGGTGAGTTCGGTCGTCGGCGGCACCAGCATGGAGGAATTCGTCGACGCATCCCGGGCCGACGATCAGCTCGCCCTGTTCTGA
- a CDS encoding helix-turn-helix transcriptional regulator translates to MQHDAGTPTGAGWASARSFEDAVELCGAAMYPHQKIGLLQPRTTVSFQQRVASVGPVTVGEMVFGAPVWINCGDEHLTYHVNVALSGHLESVHRDGQLTVREGMAAVYQPQGETAIPRWENGRLLFVKIERSFVEDTLARCLGHTPAPRIDFDGAMSTRAGPGHGWLQLLLLLRRELFIRDSVVDQPLLGWPLVDALVRGLLVSVDHPDRQALVDDSPRATPRVVRAAMDFIEAEAASPLTVSLLASQSHVSVRTLQDGFRRHLGTTPMNYLRDVRLRHAHEALLHSDPSVTTVTAVAHRWGFGNVGRFAAVYTARYGERPADTLRRQPPTYVSRSRSTSPDGSSAPGIVRAPKT, encoded by the coding sequence ATGCAGCACGACGCCGGTACGCCGACGGGTGCGGGGTGGGCGTCGGCGCGCTCGTTCGAGGACGCCGTCGAGCTGTGCGGGGCGGCGATGTATCCGCACCAGAAAATCGGTTTGCTGCAGCCCCGTACGACCGTTTCGTTTCAGCAACGCGTCGCCAGCGTCGGCCCCGTCACGGTCGGAGAGATGGTCTTCGGCGCGCCGGTGTGGATCAATTGCGGCGACGAACATCTCACCTACCACGTCAACGTCGCGCTGTCGGGTCACTTGGAGTCGGTGCATCGCGACGGGCAACTGACCGTGCGCGAGGGCATGGCCGCCGTCTACCAGCCGCAGGGCGAGACGGCGATTCCCCGGTGGGAAAACGGCCGGTTACTGTTCGTCAAGATCGAGCGCAGTTTCGTCGAGGACACGCTCGCGCGCTGCCTCGGACACACGCCAGCACCGCGGATCGACTTCGACGGCGCGATGTCGACACGTGCGGGACCGGGGCACGGCTGGCTGCAGTTGCTGTTGCTACTGCGGCGCGAGCTGTTTATCCGCGACAGTGTGGTTGATCAGCCGCTGCTCGGGTGGCCGCTGGTAGACGCCCTGGTGCGCGGGCTGCTGGTCAGCGTCGACCATCCGGATCGCCAAGCCCTGGTCGATGATTCGCCGCGCGCGACCCCGCGGGTGGTCCGAGCAGCGATGGACTTCATCGAGGCCGAAGCGGCGTCGCCGCTGACCGTGTCACTGTTGGCGTCCCAGAGCCACGTCAGCGTCCGGACGTTGCAGGATGGGTTCCGCCGGCATCTCGGCACGACGCCGATGAACTACCTGCGCGACGTGCGGCTTCGTCATGCGCACGAGGCGCTGTTGCACAGCGACCCGTCCGTCACCACGGTGACGGCGGTGGCGCACCGCTGGGGGTTCGGCAATGTCGGCCGCTTCGCCGCGGTATACACCGCCCGCTACGGGGAGCGGCCCGCGGACACGCTGCGGCGTCAGCCCCCGACGTATGTATCCAGGAGCCGGTCGACCAGCCCGGACGGGTCTTCGGCGCCGGGGATAGTCAGGGCGCCGAAGACGTAG
- a CDS encoding GMC family oxidoreductase → MGRYDYYDFVVIGAGTAGCVLAARLSEDRDLRVLLLEAGGDPGPDASVPGMWPALLGSHIDWGLRTVPQAGLGGAVLPYPRGKALGGSSATNAMAHLRADRASYDCWIAEGAPGWGFDDLLPYFRRSETADGRDPRFRGMRGPMIIEGAPQVHPTAEAFFQACKERGYPVSDDLNGAQSEGVCWYDRNIVAGVRQSAADAYLRPALGRANLTVQTGAMVTGLTVTVGRCTGVTYRLTASERHTVRAEREVILCAGAIGSPQLLQLSGIGPAADLRRHGIGVIADLPGVGANLSDHPLAALVYAAAQPVPLGAYNHVDALAALRVDPGATMPDTHLLFVDIPLPPPGTSGPDQGYSIEFGVLRPHSRGSVRLASPDPTAAPLIDPGFLSDERDVVLMLRAARVAREVGAADALARWRAAEVIPGPQVSSDAELVAHLRRAVGTYFHPVGTCRIGSGADAVVDTELRVHGIDGLRVADAAVMPSPPAANPNATVLAIAERAADLVRQTV, encoded by the coding sequence ATGGGCCGCTATGACTACTACGACTTCGTCGTCATCGGTGCTGGGACGGCGGGATGCGTCCTCGCCGCACGGCTGAGCGAAGATCGCGACCTGCGGGTGCTTCTGCTCGAAGCGGGCGGCGATCCCGGGCCGGACGCGAGCGTGCCCGGGATGTGGCCTGCGCTGCTGGGTTCCCACATCGACTGGGGTTTGCGCACGGTGCCGCAGGCTGGCCTCGGCGGCGCCGTCCTGCCTTACCCGCGGGGCAAAGCGCTCGGCGGTTCGAGTGCCACGAACGCGATGGCCCACCTGCGGGCCGACCGCGCGAGTTATGACTGCTGGATTGCCGAGGGGGCGCCCGGTTGGGGGTTCGACGACCTGTTGCCGTACTTCCGGCGCAGCGAGACCGCCGACGGCCGCGACCCCCGATTCCGCGGCATGCGCGGCCCGATGATCATCGAAGGCGCCCCACAGGTCCATCCGACCGCCGAGGCGTTCTTCCAGGCATGCAAGGAGCGCGGCTATCCGGTGTCCGACGACCTCAACGGTGCGCAGTCGGAGGGCGTGTGCTGGTATGACCGCAACATCGTCGCCGGGGTACGGCAGTCGGCGGCCGATGCGTACCTCCGCCCGGCACTGGGCAGGGCCAATCTCACCGTGCAGACCGGGGCGATGGTGACCGGACTGACGGTGACGGTCGGCCGCTGCACCGGCGTGACGTACCGGCTTACGGCCAGCGAACGGCACACCGTGCGTGCCGAGCGGGAGGTCATCCTGTGCGCGGGGGCGATCGGATCACCACAGCTGTTGCAGCTGTCCGGGATTGGCCCGGCCGCGGACCTGCGGCGGCACGGCATTGGCGTCATCGCCGACCTGCCCGGCGTGGGGGCGAACCTGTCCGACCATCCGCTCGCCGCGCTGGTGTATGCCGCGGCACAACCGGTCCCGCTGGGGGCCTACAACCACGTCGACGCGCTGGCGGCGCTTCGGGTAGACCCCGGCGCAACGATGCCCGACACGCATCTGCTGTTCGTCGACATTCCGCTGCCGCCGCCCGGGACGTCTGGCCCGGACCAGGGATACTCCATCGAGTTCGGCGTGCTGCGGCCGCATAGCCGCGGCTCGGTGCGCCTGGCGTCGCCGGACCCGACGGCAGCCCCGCTGATCGACCCGGGATTTCTCAGCGACGAGCGCGACGTCGTGCTGATGCTGCGGGCAGCCCGTGTGGCCCGTGAGGTGGGTGCGGCCGACGCGCTGGCGCGGTGGCGCGCTGCCGAAGTCATCCCCGGGCCGCAGGTGTCCTCCGACGCCGAACTGGTCGCCCACCTCCGGCGTGCTGTCGGCACCTACTTCCACCCGGTGGGCACCTGCCGGATCGGCAGCGGTGCCGACGCGGTGGTCGACACCGAACTGCGCGTGCACGGAATCGATGGCCTTCGTGTCGCCGACGCCGCAGTAATGCCGTCGCCGCCCGCCGCGAACCCGAACGCCACCGTCCTAGCCATCGCCGAAAGGGCTGCCGACCTGGTTCGCCAGACGGTGTAG
- the leuA gene encoding 2-isopropylmalate synthase — protein MTNFSEIADAYVSARTLSKPAGPPRPGQPTWNPQRGSSMPVDRYRPFADEVEPIKLADRTWPDRVIDSAPLWCAVDLRDGNQALIDPMSPARKRRMFDLLVAMGYKEIEVGFPSASQTDFDFVREIITDKAIPDDVTIQVLTQCRPELIERTFQACEGAHRVIVHFYNSTSILQRRVVFRADRAAVQAIATEGARKCVEEAAKYPATQWRFEYSPESYTGTELEYAKQVCDAVGEIIQPTPQNPIIFNLPATVEMATPNVYADSIEWMSRNLANRESVILSLHPHNDRGTAVAAAELGYQAGADRIEGCLFGNGERTGNVCLVTLGLNLFSRGVDPQIDFSNIDEIRRTVEYCNQLAVPERHPYGGDLVYTAFSGSHQDAINKGLDQMKVDADAAGTDVEDMLWQVPYLPIDPRDVGRTYEAVIRVNSQSGKGGVAYIMKSDHGLVLPRRLQIEFSQVIQKIADGEGGEVSPKEMWDAFSEEYLQPVWPLERIKQRVEAAEDDGGMTSITAVVKINGVETEVSGSGNGPLAAFVHALGGVGFDVAVLDYSEHALSAGDDAQAAAYVEVSVAIASAAEPGEAGRGPSNPVAIASAAEPGEAGRGPSNPVTGKTVWGVGIAPSITTASLRAVVSAVNRAARG, from the coding sequence GTGACCAACTTTTCTGAGATTGCCGATGCATACGTCTCGGCCCGAACTCTGAGCAAACCCGCGGGCCCGCCGCGGCCGGGCCAGCCGACTTGGAACCCGCAGCGCGGCTCGTCAATGCCGGTCGACCGGTACCGGCCCTTCGCCGACGAAGTGGAGCCCATCAAGCTGGCCGACCGCACCTGGCCGGACCGCGTCATCGACAGCGCGCCGCTGTGGTGTGCGGTGGATCTGCGCGACGGCAATCAGGCGTTAATCGATCCGATGAGCCCGGCCCGCAAGCGGCGCATGTTCGATCTGCTGGTCGCCATGGGCTACAAGGAAATTGAGGTCGGATTCCCGTCGGCCAGCCAGACCGACTTCGACTTCGTCCGCGAAATCATCACCGACAAAGCCATTCCCGACGACGTCACCATCCAGGTGTTGACCCAGTGCCGACCTGAACTGATCGAGCGCACGTTCCAGGCGTGCGAAGGCGCGCACCGGGTGATCGTGCACTTTTACAACTCGACGTCAATCCTGCAGCGGCGCGTGGTTTTTCGCGCCGACCGGGCAGCTGTGCAGGCCATCGCGACCGAGGGCGCGCGCAAGTGTGTCGAGGAGGCGGCGAAATACCCTGCTACGCAATGGCGATTCGAGTATTCGCCGGAGTCCTACACGGGCACGGAATTGGAGTACGCCAAGCAAGTTTGCGATGCCGTCGGCGAAATCATTCAGCCGACACCGCAGAACCCGATCATCTTCAACCTGCCCGCCACGGTGGAAATGGCCACGCCCAACGTCTACGCCGACTCGATCGAGTGGATGAGCCGCAACCTGGCCAACCGGGAGTCGGTCATTCTGAGTCTGCATCCGCACAACGACCGCGGAACCGCTGTTGCCGCAGCCGAATTGGGCTACCAGGCCGGCGCTGACCGAATCGAGGGCTGCCTGTTCGGCAACGGGGAGCGGACCGGCAATGTGTGCCTGGTGACGCTGGGACTGAACCTGTTCTCTCGCGGCGTCGACCCGCAGATCGACTTCTCCAACATCGACGAGATCCGCCGGACGGTGGAGTACTGCAACCAGCTGGCGGTGCCCGAACGTCACCCCTACGGCGGCGATCTGGTGTACACCGCGTTCTCCGGTAGCCACCAGGACGCGATCAACAAGGGCCTGGATCAGATGAAGGTGGACGCCGACGCCGCGGGCACCGACGTCGAGGACATGCTCTGGCAGGTGCCGTACCTGCCGATCGACCCGCGCGATGTCGGCCGCACCTACGAGGCCGTGATCCGGGTCAACTCCCAGTCCGGCAAGGGCGGGGTGGCCTACATCATGAAGTCCGACCACGGGCTGGTGCTGCCGCGACGGCTGCAGATCGAGTTCTCCCAGGTGATCCAGAAGATCGCCGACGGCGAAGGCGGCGAGGTGTCGCCGAAGGAGATGTGGGACGCGTTCTCCGAGGAGTACCTGCAACCGGTGTGGCCGCTGGAGCGGATCAAGCAGCGGGTGGAGGCTGCCGAGGATGACGGCGGCATGACCAGTATCACCGCGGTCGTCAAGATCAACGGGGTGGAGACCGAGGTGAGCGGCTCCGGCAACGGACCGTTGGCCGCGTTCGTCCACGCGCTGGGCGGCGTCGGGTTCGACGTTGCGGTGCTGGACTACTCCGAGCATGCACTGAGCGCCGGTGACGACGCGCAGGCCGCCGCGTATGTGGAGGTTTCGGTCGCGATCGCGAGCGCGGCGGAGCCGGGCGAAGCGGGTCGCGGCCCATCCAACCCGGTCGCGATCGCGAGCGCGGCGGAGCCGGGCGAAGCGGGTCGCGGCCCATCCAACCCGGTCACCGGCAAAACGGTGTGGGGTGTCGGCATCGCGCCGTCGATCACCACGGCCTCGCTGCGCGCGGTCGTCTCGGCGGTCAACCGCGCTGCACGCGGCTAG
- a CDS encoding aspartate kinase, translating to MALVVQKYGGSSVADADRIRRVAERIVETKKQGNDVVVVVSAMGDTTDDLLDLAQQVCPVPPARELDMLLTAGERISNALVAMAVESLGARARSFTGSQAGVITTGTHGNAKIIDVTPTRLQSALEQGDVVLVAGFQGVSQDSRDVTTLGRGGSDTTAVALAAALKADVCEIYTDVDGIFSADPRIVSNARKLDTVTFEEMLEMAACGAKVLMLRCVEYARRYNLPVHVRSSYSDKLGTVVVGSIKDIDMESPLLTGVAHDRSEAKVTIVGIPDIPGYAASVFRAVADADVNIDMVLQNVSKVEDGKTDITFTCSRDSGPTAVAKLDALKEEIGFTQLLYDDHIGKVSLIGAGMRSHPGVTATFCEALAKVGVNIELISTSEIRISVLCRDTELDKAVVALHEAFGLGGDGEATVYAGTGR from the coding sequence GTGGCGCTCGTCGTACAGAAGTACGGCGGATCCTCGGTGGCCGACGCCGACCGAATCCGCCGTGTCGCGGAACGCATCGTAGAGACCAAAAAGCAGGGCAACGACGTCGTGGTGGTGGTCTCGGCGATGGGCGACACCACCGATGACCTGCTCGATCTCGCGCAGCAGGTGTGCCCGGTGCCGCCGGCCCGCGAGCTGGACATGCTGCTGACCGCGGGGGAACGCATCTCCAACGCGCTGGTCGCCATGGCCGTCGAATCGCTTGGCGCCCGCGCCCGGTCGTTCACCGGGTCGCAGGCCGGCGTGATCACCACGGGTACGCACGGCAACGCGAAAATCATTGACGTCACGCCGACGCGGCTGCAATCCGCCCTCGAACAGGGCGACGTCGTGCTGGTCGCCGGCTTCCAGGGCGTCAGCCAGGACAGCCGCGACGTGACCACCCTGGGCCGCGGCGGCTCGGATACCACCGCGGTGGCCCTGGCCGCCGCACTCAAAGCCGACGTCTGCGAGATCTACACCGACGTGGACGGCATTTTCAGCGCGGACCCCCGGATCGTGTCCAATGCCCGCAAGCTCGACACCGTGACCTTCGAGGAGATGCTCGAGATGGCCGCCTGCGGTGCCAAGGTGCTGATGCTGCGCTGCGTGGAGTACGCCCGCCGTTACAACCTTCCGGTACACGTCCGGTCCTCGTACTCGGACAAGCTCGGCACCGTCGTCGTCGGATCGATCAAGGACATAGACATGGAAAGCCCCCTGCTGACTGGCGTCGCGCACGACCGCAGCGAAGCCAAAGTGACCATCGTCGGTATCCCGGACATCCCGGGCTATGCGGCCAGCGTGTTCCGCGCCGTCGCCGACGCCGACGTGAACATCGACATGGTGTTGCAGAACGTCTCCAAGGTCGAGGACGGAAAGACCGACATCACGTTCACCTGCTCGCGCGATAGCGGGCCCACGGCGGTGGCCAAGCTGGACGCGCTCAAGGAGGAGATCGGCTTCACGCAGCTGCTCTACGACGACCACATCGGCAAGGTCTCGCTGATCGGGGCGGGCATGCGCAGCCATCCCGGGGTCACTGCGACGTTCTGTGAGGCGCTGGCCAAGGTCGGGGTCAACATCGAACTGATCTCGACCTCGGAGATCCGCATTTCGGTCCTGTGCCGCGACACCGAACTAGATAAGGCCGTCGTTGCGTTGCACGAGGCGTTTGGGCTAGGCGGCGATGGGGAGGCCACGGTGTATGCGGGGACGGGGCGATAG